Proteins co-encoded in one Saprospira grandis genomic window:
- a CDS encoding T9SS type A sorting domain-containing protein — protein sequence MRQFSFFAVLLLLCSQYSWAQCPNCTVNLPQMPADTIYLDSIPNAMQNSYYEEEISFRLPYTTTPLVALDSTIPSGINLSGFQIVGVSGLPLGMNFLFDRPLPAVYDEDSPDTRDGCVTLCGTPLQADTFIVVISVLAETGILPPQPADIPLTFVVSPDTSAGFTLTPNSGCAPLEVNFTNSIQVDPNFNQAATYSWDFGNGQSSTDENPAAVTYADSGTYAITQEAIISTTEYFTYLSGITITAASCQDAIGDPEIFLTVQGSQSGIDTITGGGATNVPTSQLPLAFSFAQDIPLISGTRYTIDVDEDDSFSSQFPSIQDCGVVDFAADTAASVFSLTDGALELTVNLSYDTLVTYDTVSTTEYVVVQNCTSIEEVEQILASFKVYPNPSQGLLHVAFEVPGQEQASSSLRLVDLLGRELLFLPLGQRTGAQTQSLDLSAYPAGIYNLQLQIGDRQVYRKIQLMD from the coding sequence ATGCGTCAATTTTCTTTTTTCGCAGTTTTGCTACTGCTTTGTAGCCAGTACAGCTGGGCCCAATGCCCCAACTGCACCGTCAATCTTCCGCAAATGCCTGCCGATACGATTTATCTCGACAGCATTCCCAACGCTATGCAAAATAGCTACTATGAGGAAGAAATTAGCTTCCGTTTACCTTATACCACTACGCCATTAGTGGCCCTAGATTCTACGATTCCTTCTGGAATTAACCTGTCTGGTTTTCAGATTGTGGGGGTTTCTGGCCTTCCTTTGGGCATGAATTTCTTGTTTGACCGCCCACTTCCGGCCGTTTATGATGAGGATAGCCCCGATACTCGTGATGGTTGTGTTACGCTTTGTGGTACGCCCCTACAAGCCGATACCTTTATTGTGGTCATTTCTGTTTTGGCCGAAACGGGCATTTTGCCTCCTCAGCCTGCAGATATTCCCCTTACTTTTGTGGTATCTCCCGATACTTCTGCAGGCTTTACGCTTACGCCTAATTCGGGTTGTGCCCCTCTAGAGGTCAATTTTACTAATAGTATTCAGGTAGACCCCAACTTTAATCAGGCGGCTACCTATAGCTGGGACTTTGGCAATGGCCAAAGCAGCACAGATGAAAACCCTGCGGCAGTCACTTATGCCGATAGTGGTACTTATGCCATTACTCAAGAGGCTATTATTAGCACAACAGAGTACTTTACCTACCTTAGCGGAATTACAATTACGGCTGCTAGTTGTCAAGATGCAATTGGCGATCCTGAAATCTTCCTAACTGTACAAGGCAGCCAATCGGGTATTGATACCATTACGGGCGGTGGAGCGACCAATGTTCCCACTAGTCAATTGCCTTTGGCTTTTAGCTTTGCGCAAGATATTCCCTTAATTTCTGGAACTCGCTATACCATTGATGTAGATGAGGATGACTCTTTTAGTTCTCAGTTTCCTTCTATTCAGGACTGTGGAGTAGTTGACTTTGCGGCAGATACTGCGGCTAGTGTATTCAGCCTAACGGATGGCGCTCTTGAATTGACCGTTAACTTGAGCTACGACACCTTAGTAACTTATGATACGGTAAGCACCACAGAATACGTAGTGGTTCAGAACTGTACTTCTATAGAGGAGGTAGAGCAAATTTTGGCTAGCTTTAAGGTCTATCCCAACCCCAGCCAAGGTCTACTTCATGTAGCCTTTGAGGTACCTGGCCAAGAGCAGGCGAGCAGCAGCCTTCGTTTGGTTGATCTATTGGGCCGTGAGCTCTTGTTCTTGCCCTTGGGCCAAAGAACTGGCGCACAAACGCAAAGCCTAGACCTTTCTGCTTATCCAGCGGGCATCTATAACCTACAATTGCAAATTGGTGATCGTCAGGTATATCGCAAAATCCAGTTGATGGACTAA
- a CDS encoding T9SS type A sorting domain-containing protein — translation MKGLRLTLFLALSLFVGQQLFAQATTACNNKTAPEVQTGINSYDVGGTVWTPAPPMSVQAVGFANVEYLIVKKGTCALDSARTACDTTNGGGDVIIGADDDGILDPATLGRYGVTVMPGDTFGMIALGYDLNQVKTLLDAILTNTIPITNLPCCNIFELDANTAGFCDTLAVLGISSSNDINGLADVLTVFDAFTDAQLSAPALVSYMDLVNSYTSTVSNANCGDETDNVLICYGVNPSQAHYYRTSATVATTHIDGLNAFSVFPNPAAGDVQLFLDLQEEQDLQINIYNSLGQRLHSQNLGKQMGQQQFQLPTAQFTAGIYLIEINNGSASSTQKVILR, via the coding sequence ATGAAAGGACTACGACTAACCCTTTTCTTGGCCCTATCACTTTTTGTTGGCCAACAACTTTTTGCTCAAGCCACTACAGCTTGTAATAACAAAACAGCTCCCGAAGTACAAACTGGCATAAATAGCTATGATGTAGGGGGGACTGTTTGGACGCCTGCACCTCCTATGAGTGTACAGGCTGTTGGTTTTGCCAATGTAGAATACCTCATCGTTAAGAAGGGGACTTGTGCTCTAGATAGCGCTCGTACGGCCTGTGACACCACTAATGGCGGTGGCGATGTGATTATTGGCGCCGATGATGATGGGATCCTTGACCCCGCTACCCTTGGCCGTTATGGCGTAACGGTAATGCCTGGCGATACCTTTGGTATGATTGCCTTGGGCTATGACCTCAATCAGGTGAAAACCTTGTTGGATGCTATTTTGACCAACACGATTCCTATTACCAACCTACCTTGCTGCAACATCTTTGAGCTAGATGCCAACACGGCCGGTTTCTGCGATACCCTTGCTGTTTTGGGTATCTCTAGCTCTAATGATATCAATGGCCTAGCTGATGTATTGACTGTTTTTGATGCCTTTACCGATGCGCAGCTTTCTGCTCCTGCTTTGGTTTCTTATATGGACCTTGTAAACAGCTACACTAGCACGGTTTCTAATGCTAACTGTGGTGATGAGACCGACAACGTACTCATCTGCTATGGCGTTAACCCTTCTCAGGCGCACTACTACCGCACCTCTGCTACTGTAGCCACTACGCATATCGATGGCCTCAATGCCTTTAGCGTATTCCCCAACCCTGCCGCTGGCGATGTACAATTGTTCCTCGATCTTCAGGAGGAGCAGGATCTACAGATCAACATCTATAACAGCTTGGGCCAACGTCTACACAGCCAAAACCTAGGCAAGCAAATGGGCCAACAGCAATTCCAGTTGCCTACTGCTCAGTTTACTGCGGGTATCTACCTCATCGAGATCAACAATGGCAGCGCTTCTAGCACACAGAAAGTTATCTTGCGCTAA